In a single window of the Nicotiana tomentosiformis chromosome 10, ASM39032v3, whole genome shotgun sequence genome:
- the LOC104107123 gene encoding mannan endo-1,4-beta-mannosidase 6 isoform X3 produces MAICRYTLFATIGSLKIERGEMEDGEWTMVQKSGNQFVVNGQPFYVNGFNTYWLMVFAADQSTRGKVTETFQQASAVGLSVCRTWAFNDGQWRALQKTPSVYDEDVFKALDFVVSEAKKYKIRLILSLVNNWEAYGGKSQYVKWGKAAGLNLTSDDDFFSHPILKSYYKAHVKAVLNRVNTFTNITYKDDPTIFGWELMNEPRCESDPSGDKLQAWIEEMAVYVKSIDPKHLVEIGLEGFYGLSTPNRAQVNPNSYAQQVGTDFIRNHQVLGVDFASVHIYPDSWISKSISDAHVEFTKSWMQSHIDDAENYLNMPVIFAEFGVSAKDPGYNSTYRDTLIATVYKTILNSTKKGGAGGGSLLWQVFPEGTDYMDDGYAIVLSKSLSTSNIVSLHSKKLNTFNSFCSWKCHWGCRKKHVLLDDFQSRDEL; encoded by the exons GGGAGAGATGGAAGATGGAGAATGGACAATGGTGCAGAAAAGTGGGAACCAATTTGTGGTGAATGGCCAACCTTTTTATGTGAATGGATTCAATACTTACTGGTTAATGGTGTTTGCTGCTGATCAGTCCACAAGGGGAAAAGTTACTGAGACGTTTCAGCAGGCGTCTGCTGTCGGTCTATCAGTATGCCGGACTTGGGCATTTAATGATGGCCAATGGCGAGCTCTTCAGAAAACTCCTTCTGTTTATGACGAAGACGTTTTCAAG GCTCTGGATTTTGTGGTGAGTGAAGCCAAGAAATACAAGATCAGACTGATACTATCACTAGTCAACAACTGGGAAGCGTATGGCGGAAAATCCCAGTATGTAAAATGGGGTAAAGCTGCTGGCCTGAATTTAACTTCTGATGATGATTTCTTTTCTCATCCCATACTCAAAAGCTACTACAAGGCTCATGTGAAG GCTGTGCTCAATAGAGTGAATACCTTTACCAACATAACATACAAAGACGATCCTACTATTTTCGGTTGGGAACTGATGAACGAACCACGTTGTGAATCAGATCCTTCTGGGGATAAACTGCAG GCTTGGATAGAAGAAATGGCAGTTTATGTGAAGAGCATTGATCCGAAGCATTTAGTGGAGATCGGACTCGAAGGTTTCTATGGTCTCTCAACTCCTAACCGGGCTCAGGTCAACCCAAATTCCTATGCTCAACAAGTTGGAACTGACTTCATTAGAAATCATCAGGTTCTTGGGGTTGATTTCGCTTCAGTTCACATATATCCAGACTCTTG GATTTCAAAATCGATTTCTGATGCTCATGTCGAATTCACCAAGTCATGGATGCAATCACACATTGATGACGCGGAGAACTATCTCAACATGCCAGTTATATTTGCAGAGTTTGGTGTTTCCGCGAAAGACCCTGGCTACAATTCGACTTACAGGGATACACTAATCGCTACAGTTTACAAAACAATCTTGAATTCGACTAAAAAAGGAGGAGCTGGAGGTGGAAGTCTTTTGTGGCAAGTATTTCCAGAAGGAACAGATTACATGGATGATGGTTATGCAATAGTACTTTCAAAGTCACTCTCAACCTCGAACATCGTCTCTCTTCATTCTAAAAAGCTAAATACCTTCAATTCCTTCTGTTCTTGGAAATGCCACTGGGGTTGCAGAAAGAAACATGTCCTACTAGACGACTTCCAATCTCGTGATGAGCTTTAA
- the LOC104107123 gene encoding mannan endo-1,4-beta-mannosidase 6 isoform X2 — MVNQEKNFSSKFLFVAASFLLIVCTKGEMEDGEWTMVQKSGNQFVVNGQPFYVNGFNTYWLMVFAADQSTRGKVTETFQQASAVGLSVCRTWAFNDGQWRALQKTPSVYDEDVFKALDFVVSEAKKYKIRLILSLVNNWEAYGGKSQYVKWGKAAGLNLTSDDDFFSHPILKSYYKAHVKAVLNRVNTFTNITYKDDPTIFGWELMNEPRCESDPSGDKLQAWIEEMAVYVKSIDPKHLVEIGLEGFYGLSTPNRAQVNPNSYAQQVGTDFIRNHQVLGVDFASVHIYPDSWISKSISDAHVEFTKSWMQSHIDDAENYLNMPVIFAEFGVSAKDPGYNSTYRDTLIATVYKTILNSTKKGGAGGGSLLWQVFPEGTDYMDDGYAIVLSKSLSTSNIVSLHSKKLNTFNSFCSWKCHWGCRKKHVLLDDFQSRDEL; from the exons ATGGTTAACCAGGAGAAAAATTTTAGTTCTAAATTCCTTTTTGTGGCTGCTAGTTTTCTACTTATAGTATGTACAAA GGGAGAGATGGAAGATGGAGAATGGACAATGGTGCAGAAAAGTGGGAACCAATTTGTGGTGAATGGCCAACCTTTTTATGTGAATGGATTCAATACTTACTGGTTAATGGTGTTTGCTGCTGATCAGTCCACAAGGGGAAAAGTTACTGAGACGTTTCAGCAGGCGTCTGCTGTCGGTCTATCAGTATGCCGGACTTGGGCATTTAATGATGGCCAATGGCGAGCTCTTCAGAAAACTCCTTCTGTTTATGACGAAGACGTTTTCAAG GCTCTGGATTTTGTGGTGAGTGAAGCCAAGAAATACAAGATCAGACTGATACTATCACTAGTCAACAACTGGGAAGCGTATGGCGGAAAATCCCAGTATGTAAAATGGGGTAAAGCTGCTGGCCTGAATTTAACTTCTGATGATGATTTCTTTTCTCATCCCATACTCAAAAGCTACTACAAGGCTCATGTGAAG GCTGTGCTCAATAGAGTGAATACCTTTACCAACATAACATACAAAGACGATCCTACTATTTTCGGTTGGGAACTGATGAACGAACCACGTTGTGAATCAGATCCTTCTGGGGATAAACTGCAG GCTTGGATAGAAGAAATGGCAGTTTATGTGAAGAGCATTGATCCGAAGCATTTAGTGGAGATCGGACTCGAAGGTTTCTATGGTCTCTCAACTCCTAACCGGGCTCAGGTCAACCCAAATTCCTATGCTCAACAAGTTGGAACTGACTTCATTAGAAATCATCAGGTTCTTGGGGTTGATTTCGCTTCAGTTCACATATATCCAGACTCTTG GATTTCAAAATCGATTTCTGATGCTCATGTCGAATTCACCAAGTCATGGATGCAATCACACATTGATGACGCGGAGAACTATCTCAACATGCCAGTTATATTTGCAGAGTTTGGTGTTTCCGCGAAAGACCCTGGCTACAATTCGACTTACAGGGATACACTAATCGCTACAGTTTACAAAACAATCTTGAATTCGACTAAAAAAGGAGGAGCTGGAGGTGGAAGTCTTTTGTGGCAAGTATTTCCAGAAGGAACAGATTACATGGATGATGGTTATGCAATAGTACTTTCAAAGTCACTCTCAACCTCGAACATCGTCTCTCTTCATTCTAAAAAGCTAAATACCTTCAATTCCTTCTGTTCTTGGAAATGCCACTGGGGTTGCAGAAAGAAACATGTCCTACTAGACGACTTCCAATCTCGTGATGAGCTTTAA
- the LOC104107123 gene encoding mannan endo-1,4-beta-mannosidase 6 isoform X4 — MEDGEWTMVQKSGNQFVVNGQPFYVNGFNTYWLMVFAADQSTRGKVTETFQQASAVGLSVCRTWAFNDGQWRALQKTPSVYDEDVFKALDFVVSEAKKYKIRLILSLVNNWEAYGGKSQYVKWGKAAGLNLTSDDDFFSHPILKSYYKAHVKAVLNRVNTFTNITYKDDPTIFGWELMNEPRCESDPSGDKLQAWIEEMAVYVKSIDPKHLVEIGLEGFYGLSTPNRAQVNPNSYAQQVGTDFIRNHQVLGVDFASVHIYPDSWISKSISDAHVEFTKSWMQSHIDDAENYLNMPVIFAEFGVSAKDPGYNSTYRDTLIATVYKTILNSTKKGGAGGGSLLWQVFPEGTDYMDDGYAIVLSKSLSTSNIVSLHSKKLNTFNSFCSWKCHWGCRKKHVLLDDFQSRDEL, encoded by the exons ATGGAAGATGGAGAATGGACAATGGTGCAGAAAAGTGGGAACCAATTTGTGGTGAATGGCCAACCTTTTTATGTGAATGGATTCAATACTTACTGGTTAATGGTGTTTGCTGCTGATCAGTCCACAAGGGGAAAAGTTACTGAGACGTTTCAGCAGGCGTCTGCTGTCGGTCTATCAGTATGCCGGACTTGGGCATTTAATGATGGCCAATGGCGAGCTCTTCAGAAAACTCCTTCTGTTTATGACGAAGACGTTTTCAAG GCTCTGGATTTTGTGGTGAGTGAAGCCAAGAAATACAAGATCAGACTGATACTATCACTAGTCAACAACTGGGAAGCGTATGGCGGAAAATCCCAGTATGTAAAATGGGGTAAAGCTGCTGGCCTGAATTTAACTTCTGATGATGATTTCTTTTCTCATCCCATACTCAAAAGCTACTACAAGGCTCATGTGAAG GCTGTGCTCAATAGAGTGAATACCTTTACCAACATAACATACAAAGACGATCCTACTATTTTCGGTTGGGAACTGATGAACGAACCACGTTGTGAATCAGATCCTTCTGGGGATAAACTGCAG GCTTGGATAGAAGAAATGGCAGTTTATGTGAAGAGCATTGATCCGAAGCATTTAGTGGAGATCGGACTCGAAGGTTTCTATGGTCTCTCAACTCCTAACCGGGCTCAGGTCAACCCAAATTCCTATGCTCAACAAGTTGGAACTGACTTCATTAGAAATCATCAGGTTCTTGGGGTTGATTTCGCTTCAGTTCACATATATCCAGACTCTTG GATTTCAAAATCGATTTCTGATGCTCATGTCGAATTCACCAAGTCATGGATGCAATCACACATTGATGACGCGGAGAACTATCTCAACATGCCAGTTATATTTGCAGAGTTTGGTGTTTCCGCGAAAGACCCTGGCTACAATTCGACTTACAGGGATACACTAATCGCTACAGTTTACAAAACAATCTTGAATTCGACTAAAAAAGGAGGAGCTGGAGGTGGAAGTCTTTTGTGGCAAGTATTTCCAGAAGGAACAGATTACATGGATGATGGTTATGCAATAGTACTTTCAAAGTCACTCTCAACCTCGAACATCGTCTCTCTTCATTCTAAAAAGCTAAATACCTTCAATTCCTTCTGTTCTTGGAAATGCCACTGGGGTTGCAGAAAGAAACATGTCCTACTAGACGACTTCCAATCTCGTGATGAGCTTTAA